In Paenibacillus durus, the DNA window GCCTGAGTTGACCTGCCCTCAAAAGTGGATCTTTCTCCTACGTTGTAGGATAGATTGGGGAACAGCAGCCGCTCCAGAAAGCTGCGCATTTCTCCGGTAACATTGCCGAAATAGATTGGGGAACCAAGCAGGAGGGCGTCCGATTCCAGAATTTCCTGGAGCACTTTCCTAAAGTTCATGTAGGATCAGATCCTTTACGCAGAGCCTGCGATCCTGAACAAAAAAGGTTCGCAAATCGCTCCTAAGAACAATTATACGAACCTTTGAGCCTATTTTCACATGAAATCATTCAAAACGACGGAATAGATATCTTCAACCAATTGTAATGCTCCATTATATCCAACGTAGGATTTGCTCAATACCAACTCATTGCCGATCGGCGCGGCAACCGATAACTGATAGGCGTTCAAGTCTCTTGCAACCACCCGCTCCCAGGAACTGCCCAGAATAATAGGCCGGCTTCTGATTTTTAATCTTCGGATTTCTTCTTCAACATAACCGCCGTCATTGGAAAATACCGTTTCGGCAGCGATATCGTTAGTGAATTTTGCAAATTCAGCAGCTACGTCGCTTTGATAATTTGTTGGTGTATCATCGGTGATAAACTGCTTCTCCGGGATTAATCCCATGTCATTCGTCAAAAATTTGGCGATTCCCAGTGCATACAGGCTGTCCGCCACCGTAATGAAGCGTCTTGGCAGCAGTCTTGTTTCCAACAAAGTATCGGCCGCTCTTTCCAAATAGTAGAAATATCGCTCCTCTTGCTTACGAATGACATTTTCAACTACTGAAGGATCAATCCCGGCGAATTCACCTACCGTTCTCAGGAAATTTGAGGTTTCGGTCGGACCGATCGGAAGCGCGGGATAATGCAGAAACGGTGTACCGAATTTATCTTTCAAATGCTCGGCGGTCCGGAGTCCCACCCATGGAGAGATCACTAGATTAAACTGCGCCTTAGGTATGTTATTAATAGCGTCAACGCTGCTATCCGGTCCGAAGATCACATTCGGTTTCAGCCCGAGCGAAGAAATGAGAAGGTTCAGCTGCTCGATGTCGCCCGACCAGAAGGTATTCTGATAAGGCACAGACGACCAGATA includes these proteins:
- a CDS encoding NAD(P)H-dependent oxidoreductase, coding for MNFRKVLQEILESDALLLGSPIYFGNVTGEMRSFLERLLFPNLSYNVGERSTFEGRSTQALSIP
- a CDS encoding nitrogenase component 1 gives rise to the protein MSLCVEQIRHVCTLGAFESVLAIKRAVPIIHAGPGCVAKLWTTLGSQNGHQGSGYVGGHAIPCTNASEKEVVFGGTDRLRKVITNTFDVIDGDLFVVLTGCTSDIIGDDVGEITRKFQAQGKPIVYVETGGFKGSNLIGHELVLDAIIDQYLQPQQVEPGLVNIWSSVPYQNTFWSGDIEQLNLLISSLGLKPNVIFGPDSSVDAINNIPKAQFNLVISPWVGLRTAEHLKDKFGTPFLHYPALPIGPTETSNFLRTVGEFAGIDPSVVENVIRKQEERYFYYLERAADTLLETRLLPRRFITVADSLYALGIAKFLTNDMGLIPEKQFITDDTPTNYQSDVAAEFAKFTNDIAAETVFSNDGGYVEEEIRRLKIRSRPIILGSSWERVVARDLNAYQLSVAAPIGNELVLSKSYVGYNGALQLVEDIYSVVLNDFM